A window of the Citrus sinensis cultivar Valencia sweet orange chromosome 9, DVS_A1.0, whole genome shotgun sequence genome harbors these coding sequences:
- the LOC102631133 gene encoding zinc finger CCCH domain-containing protein 30, translating into MCCGPERLNHTLSPRSPHISFDESRHTNVDMNHLTVETDDAFASLLELAANNDVEGFKRSIVCDPSGVDEVGLWYGRQKGSKQMVNEQRTPLMVAATYGSIDIIRLILSESGADVNLSCGNDKSTALHCAASGGALNAVDVVKLLLAAGADPNLVDAKGHRPVDVIVVPPKFQDVRLTLEELLATDGSVERNLRVSTTTSNSNSPPLSPALENGSPTSASGSPMKSMSVDAPSFSVSEKKEYPIDPSLPDIKNSIYSTDEFRMYSFKVRPCSRAYSHDWTECPFVHPGENARRRDPRKFHYSCVPCPDFRKGACRRGDMCEYAHGVFECWLHPAQYRTRLCKDGTSCARRVCFFAHTPEELRPLYVSTGSAVPSPRSSTSGATAMDFAAALSLLPGSPSSVNVMSPSPFTPPMSPSANGISHSNVAWPQPNVPALHLPGSNLQSSRLRSSLNARDMPVDDFNMLPDFDVQQQQLLNELSTLSQPTLSSSLNRSGRMKTLTPSNLDDLFSAESSSPRYSDQALAAAVFSPTHKSAVLNQFQQQQQSMLSPINTNFSPKNVDHPLLQASFGVPSSSGRMSPRNVEPISPMGSRVSLLAQREKQQQFRSLSSRELGSNSAAVVGSPVNSWSKWGSSNGKPDWAVTTDELGKLKRSSSFELGNGEEPDLSWVQSLVKESPTEVKEKLATPVSGIAAASSSSEGSNRNPQIESVDHAVLGAWLEQMQLDQLVAQQN; encoded by the coding sequence ATGTGCTGTGGACCGGAGCGGTTAAATCATACGCTGTCTCCAAGATCACCTCATATTTCTTTTGACGAAAGTAGACACACCAACGTAGATATGAATCACTTGACTGTTGAGACTGATGATGCTTTTGCAAGCTTGCTTGAGCTTGCTGCTAACAACGATGTTGAGGGCTTCAAACGATCAATTGTGTGCGACCCATCAGGTGTTGATGAGGTTGGATTGTGGTATGGTCGGCAGAAGGGCTCAAAGCAGATGGTTAATGAACAGAGAACCCCGTTAATGGTTGCTGCTACATATGGTAGTATTGATATCATAAGACTGATTCTTTCTGAATCAGGTGCTGATGTGAATCTGTCCTGTGGCAATGACAAAAGCACTGCCCTTCATTGTGCTGCCTCTGGTGGGGCTTTGAATGCTGTTGATGTTGTAAAACTGCTTCTAGCTGCGGGTGCGGATCCAAATTTGGTAGATGCAAAAGGTCATCGTCCTGTTGATGTTATTGTTGTTCCTCCTAAGTTCCAAGATGTGAGGTTGACTCTTGAGGAACTCCTTGCAACTGATGGTTCTGTTGAGCGAAATCTGAGGGTGTCAACTACtacttcaaattcaaattcaccACCTCTTTCTCCTGCCCTTGAAAATGGATCCCCAACATCTGCTTCAGGTTCACCAATGAAATCCATGTCAGTCGATGCTCCCTCATTTTCTGTATCAGAGAAGAAAGAGTACCCTATTGATCCATCTCTTCCAGATATCAAGAACAGCATCTATTCAACAGATGAATTCCGTATGTATTCATTCAAGGTGCGGCCTTGTTCACGTGCCTACTCCCACGACTGGACAGAGTGCCCATTTGTCCATCCAGGGGAAAATGCGCGAAGAAGGGATCCTAGGAAGTTTCATTATAGTTGTGTCCCTTGTCCTGATTTTCGCAAGGGGGCTTGTAGACGTGGAGATATGTGTGAATATGCTCATGGTGTTTTTGAGTGTTGGCTTCATCCAGCCCAATATCGAACCCGGCTCTGCAAGGATGGCACAAGTTGTGCTAGGAGAGTCTGCTTCTTTGCGCACACTCCTGAGGAACTCAGGCCATTGTATGTGTCTACTGGTTCGGCTGTCCCCTCGCCTCGGTCAAGTACTTCTGGTGCTACAGCAATGGATTTTGCTGCTGCTTTGAGCCTCTTACCGGGCTCTCCTTCATCAGTAAATGTCATGTCTCCTTCGCCATTTACTCCACCAATGTCTCCATCTGCCAATGGTATCTCGCACTCAAATGTGGCTTGGCCTCAACCAAATGTACCAGCCTTGCATCTTCCAGGAAGCAATCTTCAGTCCAGTCGCTTGAGATCTTCTCTTAATGCTAGAGACATGCCTGTGGATGACTTCAACATGCTGCCAGATTTTGACGTGCAGCAACAGCAGCTCCTGAATGAGTTATCCACCCTGTCTCAACCAACTTTGAGTTCGTCCTTGAATCGTTCTGGTCGAATGAAAACTCTAACTCCGTCGAATCTTGATGATCTCTTCTCTGCTGAGAGCTCATCTCCTCGGTACTCTGATCAGGCATTGGCCGCAGCTGTTTTTTCTCCAACTCATAAATCTGCAGTTCTCAATCAAtttcagcagcagcagcagagCATGTTATCACCGATAAACACAAATTTCTCTCCTAAGAATGTTGACCACCCTCTACTGCAGGCATCTTTCGGGGTGCCATCATCATCAGGGAGGATGTCCCCCAGAAATGTGGAACCTATATCACCAATGGGCTCCCGGGTATCTTTATTGGCTCAACGTGAGAAGCAGCAACAATTTCGCAGCCTCAGCTCTAGGGAACTTGGCTCCAATTCTGCTGCCGTTGTTGGTTCCCCGGTAAATTCTTGGTCAAAATGGGGTTCCTCCAATGGGAAGCCAGATTGGGCCGTAACTACAGATGAATTGGGTAAGCTTAAGAGATCATCTTCATTTGAGCTTGGAAATGGAGAAGAGCCTGATCTGTCCTGGGTTCAATCACTCGTTAAAGAATCTCCAACTGAGGTGAAAGAAAAGCTGGCAACACCTGTCTCAGGTATTGCAGCTGCCTCTTCTTCAAGTGAGGGTTCAAACAGGAACCCCCAAATTGAATCAGTTGATCATGCTGTGTTGGGAGCGTGGCTGGAGCAAATGCAGCTTGATCAGCTTGTGGCTCAGCAAAATTGA
- the LOC102630831 gene encoding protein DETOXIFICATION 42-like — protein MGKMPLFALFKNTGNIFRKDEIGLEIAQIALPATLALAADPIASLVDTAFIGQIGPVELAAVGVSIAIFNQVSRITIFPLVSVTTSLVAEEDTIKRLTVEAHEEEKLEKGFATSEEMEELISEVECKTMTLNNISAKVEAGHERKHIPSASSALVIGSVLGLIQAFFVIAYAKPILNYMGVNSDSPMIKPAQQYLTLRSLGAPAVLLSLALQGIFRGFKDTKTPFYATILGDLANLILDPIFIFLFNWGVSGAAIAHVISQYLISLILLWKLIEEVDLLPPSSKDLKFGQFLKNGFLLMVRVIAVTFCVTLAASLAARQGSTSMAAFQVCLQIWLATSLLADGLAVAAQTILASAFVKKDYDKATTIASHVLQLSVVLGLVLTVNLLVGLPFSSRLFTKDLKVLQLIGVGIPFIAVTQPINALAFVFDGINFGASDFAYSAYSMVSVAVVSILCLFILSSSHGYVGIWVALSMYMSLRAIAGFLRIGSGSGPWSFLKA, from the exons ATGGGCAAGATGCCTCTTTTTGCATTATTCAAGAACACGGG GAATATCTTCAGGAAGGATGAAATAGGCCTTGAAATAGCGCAGATCGCACTTCCTGCAACATTGGCTTTAGCAGCAGACCCAATAGCTTCTCTGGTTGACACAGCATTCATTGGCCAGATAG GACCTGTGGAGCTTGCTGCTGTGGGAGTTTCCATAGCTATTTTTAATCAAGTATCCAGGATCACAATATTCCCACTTGTTAGTGTTACGACGTCTTTAGTTGCTGAGGAAGATACCATCAAGAGATTGACAGTAGAAgcacatgaagaagaaaaacttgAAAAGGGTTTTGCTACCAGTGAGGAAATGGAAGAACTGATATCAGAAGTTG AGTGCAAGACAATGACCTTAAATAATATTTCGGCAAAGGTGGAAGCTGGACATGAGAGAAAACATATTCCATCTGCTTCTTCAGCTCTGGTTATTGGTAGTGTGCTTGGACTCATCCAAGCATTTTTCGTCATTGCGTATGCTAAACCCATCTTAAATTACATGGGTGTAAACTCT GATTCTCCTATGATAAAGCCGGCGCAACAATACTTGACACTACGATCACTTGGTGCTCCTGCTGTTCTTCTCTCTTTGGCCTTGCAAGGAATCTTTCGAGGCTTTAAGGATACCAAAACTCCATTTTATGCTACCA TTTTGGGAGATCTagcaaatttgattttagatcctatattcatatttttattcaactgGGGTGTCAGTGGCGCAGCCATCGCCCATGTTATTTCCCA GTATTTGATTTCCCTGATACTCTTGTGGAAATTGATCGAAGAAGTTGATCTGTTACCTCCAAGTTccaaagatttaaaatttggCCAGTTTCTTAAAAATG GATTTCTACTAATGGTGAGGGTAATAGCTGTGACATTCTGTGTGACCCTAGCAGCATCATTGGCTGCAAGGCAAGGATCAACATCAATGGCTGCATTCCAGGTCTGCCTGCAGATTTGGCTGGCAACCTCTTTACTTGCGGACGGGCTTGCTGTTGCTGCACAA ACTATCCTTGCAAGTGCATTTGTGAAGAAGGATTATGATAAGGCCACCACCATTGCATCTCATGTACTGCAG CTGAGTGTGGTTCTGGGACTAGTACTCACAGTCAATCTTCTAGTTGGTTTACCGTTCTCTTCCAGATTATTTACAAAGGACTTAAAAGTTCTGCAACTTATAGGCGTGGGCATACCG TTTATTGCAGTAACTCAACCTATTAATGCATTAGCCTTTGTCTTTGATGGCATCAACTTTGGAGCATCAGATTTTGCATATTCTGCCTACTCAATG GTCTCGGTGGCAGTAGTGAGCATCCTGTGCTTGTTTATACTGTCCTCAAGTCACGGTTATGTTGGTATCTGGGTTGCTTTATCTATGTACATGAGTTTGCGAGCAATTGCTGGGTTTTTGAG GATAGGGTCCGGATCAGGACCTTGGAGCTTTCTCAAAGCCTGA